The Coffea arabica cultivar ET-39 chromosome 4e, Coffea Arabica ET-39 HiFi, whole genome shotgun sequence genome includes a window with the following:
- the LOC113742319 gene encoding uncharacterized protein C630.12 translates to MEGKIEYLCLSLEGKKKKKRNSVLLLLLPSSKFQVVSASAVELNKLRSPSGSEQKIVGEMGKERRLTVFLSIIWALTILYGEMFAYWVPSLWTCSWPHHLRHSSSSSVKRLNDSGDYVKIAVLADPQLMDRTSLHLSPKSLALEIAQFYTDLFMRRAFLLSVLRFKPDVLLFFGDYFDGGPILSDNEWQESLSRLKHIFDLNVLQKTKNMKVYFLSGNHDIGYEALYSKTPEVIRRYEEEFGARNYKFTLGKVDFIAIDSQTLDGNSQGNVTSATWNFIANVSQDSSSMTRVLLTHIPLYRPDWTPCGPYRSSPIINQRILRAPENQQILYQNYVTEKSTNNLLNMISPALILSGHDHDQCKVTHITKHGPVEEHTIGTISWQQGNLFPSFMLLSASNLSSPDGLALEDVVYAHLCFLPVQTYIYIWYMVLFIMTLLIVLFWPAKEELFSHYIGNFKLCFRSLFDGSVFGRVIKEKNEDENFEYEMMWDAEGSMHLIKKASKSPPKSSGDNASVERGNAVMRAKRQTEQEVEVAVACDGNVEFDARTPGPARMKTSMTKLVIRRLLRGIRVLSFVAAINVPLYMMLLFKDWVDK, encoded by the exons ATGGAAGGCAAAATAGAATATTTGTGCCTTTCTttggaagggaaaaaaaagaagaaaaggaatagtgtgctgcttcttcttcttccaagttccaagttccaagtagtatcAGCATCAGCAGTGGAGTTAAACAAACTACGAAGTCCGAGTGGGAGTGAGCAAAAGATCGTCGGGGAAATGGGAAAGGAGAGGAGGTTGACGGTGTTTTTGAGCATAATTTGGGCTCTGACCATTCTGTATGGTGAGATGTTTGCATATTGGGTGCCCTCTCTTTGGACTTGTTCTTGGCCTCATCATCTTCGCCACTCTTCTTCCTCCTCG GTGAAGAGACTCAATGATTCTGGTGATTATGTCAAAATTGCCGTTCTGGCTGATCCTCAG CTCATGGATAGGACCTCCCTTCATCTTTCCCCAAAGTCACTGGCTCTCGAGATTGCTCAGTTCTACACAGACTTGTTCATGCGCAGGGCATTCCTGTTGTCTGTCTTACGTTTCAAACCTGATGTGCTTCTCTTTTTTGGTGATTACTTTGATGGGGGCCCTATTCTGTCTGACAATGA ATGGCAGGAATCCTTGAGCCGCCTTAAACATATCTTTGATCTGAATGTGCTCCAGAAAACTAAAAATATGAAAGTGTATTTCCTATCCGGAAATCATGACATTGGATATGAGGCTCTTTACTCCAAAACGCCAGAG GTTATCAGGCGTTATGAGGAAGAATTTGGAGCACGAAACTATAAGTTTACACTTGGAAAAGTGGATTTTATTGCTATTGACTCACAGACATTAGATG GGAATTCACAGGGAAATGTAACCTCTGCCACCTGGAATTTTATTGCAAATGTCTCTCAGG ATTCCAGTTCAATGACAAGGGTTCTATTGACTCATATCCCATTGTACCGGCCAGATTGGACTCCATGCGGTCCATATCGTTCTTCACCCATTATCAATCAG AGGATTTTGCGTGCCCCAGAAAATCAACAAATATT GTATCAAAATTATGTCACTGAGAAATCGACAAATAACTTACTGAACATGATTAGCCCA GCACTAATCCTTTCAGGGCATGATCATGATCAGTGCAAAGTAACCCACATCACTAAGCACGGTCCCGTGGAGGAG CATACTATAGGGACTATCAGCTGGCAGCAGGGAAACTTGTTCCCTTCTTTTATGCTGTTATCTGCTAGTAATCTCAGCTCTCCAGATGGTTTGGCTCTAGAAGATGTTGTATACGCCCATCTCTGCTTTCTACCTGTTCaaacatacatatacatatg GTATATGGTCCTGTTCATCATGACCCTTCTCATTGTTCTCTTTTGGCCTGCAAAAGAGGAATTATTCTCCCATTATATTGGCAATTTCAAGCTATGCTTCAGGAGTCTGTTCGATGGTAGTGTGTTTGGCAGGgtaataaaagagaaaaatgaagatgAGAACTTTGAGTACGAGATGATGTGGGATGCCGAAGGATCGATGCACCTTATCAAGAAAGCGTCAAAGTCCCCTCCTAAAAGTTCAGGTGACAACGCTTCGGTGGAAAG GGGCAATGCTGTTATGCGGGCGAAAAGACAGACTGAACAGGAAGTAGAGGTCGCCGTGGCTTGTGATGGGAATGTGGAATTTGACGCGAGGACACCAGGACCGGCTCGAATGAAAACATCCATGACAAAATTGGTGATACGGAGACTATTGCGAGGCATCCGCGTGCTTAGCTTTGTTGCTGCAATCAATGTTCCTCTCTACATGATGCTGCTATTCAAAGATTGGGTGGATAAATGA
- the LOC113742321 gene encoding small polypeptide DEVIL 22-like — protein sequence MAELKQQHRSGVLYTCSKRKNSGGFTRKCASLVKEQRARIYILRRCATMLLCWYIQGDD from the coding sequence ATGGCCGAGCTCAAGCAACAGCACAGAAGTGGAGTACTCTACACTTGTTCAAAGAGAAAGAACAGTGGTGGCTTCACAAGAAAGTGCGCTTCTTTGGTTAAAGAACAAAGAGCGCGAATTTACATCTTACGTCGCTGTGCCACCATGCTCCTCTGCTGGTATATCCAGGGAGATGATTGA